GTGTACGCTTTGGAACTTGCAAAACGAGGAGCCAAGGTCGTGGTCAACGATCTCGGCGGCGCGCGCGACGGCGCGGGCCAAGGTTCGTCCAGCCCCGCGGACAAGGTAGTCGAGGAAATAAAAGCCCTGGGCGGCGAAGCCGTGGCATCTTATGACTCGGTGGCCACACCCGAAGGAGGCGAGGCGCTGATCAACAAAGCCGTCGAGGCCTTCGGTCGCGTGGACATTCTGATCAACAACGCAGGAATTCTCAGAGACAAGACCATTGCCAGAATGGAGCCTCAGGAATGGGCCTCGGTTCGCTCAGTGCACCTTGACGGCGCATACAACGTCACTCGTCCGGCCTTCCTCAAAATGAGGGACAACCGCTATGGACGCATCATCGTGACCACGTCTTCGTCGGGGCTTTACGGCAATTTCGGCCAAAGCAACTACTCCGCGGCCAAAATGGGACTCGTCGGACTGATGAACACGCTGAAGCTGGAAGGCGAAAAGCACAACATCAAGATCAATGCGATCGCTCCCACCGCAGCGACACGTATGACCCAGGACGTTATGCCGCCGGATCTGTTTGAGAAGGTCCAACCCGAGTTTGTGGCGCCGATTGTCCTGTATCTTTGTTCCGACGCGTCTGCTGAAACCGGGATGATATTCAATGCAGGAATGGGTGTTTTCAACCGGGCCGCAGTGGTTACCGGACCGGGCGCGGTAGTAGGCGACGGCAAAACCCCGCCTACGCCCGAGCAGATTCATGAGCAATGGAATGCGATCAATGATCTCCACGGAGCAAAAGAGTCTTACAATCTTACAAGCGCTCTGGGAGACATGTTGGAAGCCTTCGAGCCGAAAGATAAGGCCAAGAGCGAGACCGGCGGCGGATTGACGGTCAAGGCGGTTTTCGATGGCATCGAAGCGGCGTTCCAGCCGGACAAGGCAGCCGGTCTGGATGTCGTCTTTCAGTACCGGATCAGCGGCCCGGGCGGCGGTGAATGGTACGTCGAGGTGAAGAACGGCAAATGCCATGCCGCTCCGGGGACACACGATAAGCCCACCACCACCATCGTAATGTCGGATGAAGACTTCCTGGCCCTGATGACGAAGAAACTCAACGCCATGCAGGCCTACACGTCGGGTAAACTCAAAATCGAAGGCGACCTGATGAAGTCTCAGCTCATCGAAAAACTATTCAAGTTTTAAAGAGGGGAGGAGAAGAATTGCCGGGAGGAAACTTTTGTGAACAAAAATTTCCCCCGGCGCCCCCTTCAAAAAACTTTCTATCATGACCAAAAAAACTCTTGTTGTGACTTGGGGCGCCTGGCCTCAAGGAGCTGAAGATTCTTAAGTTTTGGAAGGAAGTTGGATGAATGCAGGCCAGCCATTACCGCCGATCGCGGTAATGGCGGCGAGATATGGGAGTTTTTGGGGAGGGGTCCGGGGAACCCTTTTTTGCAAAAAAGGGTTCCCCGGCAATCCCCTCTCCCGAAAAAACCGGAGGAGCGAACATGGCTACAGGAATTAAGGACAAGGTGGCGATATTAGGGATGGGTTGCACCCGCTTCGGTGAGCGATGGGATATGGGCGCGGAAGAACTGATGGTGGAAGCCTTCACCGAGTGCATGAGCGACGCGGGGATAGATCGTGACGAAATCCAGGCTGCATGGCTCGGCACCTGCATGGATGAGGTCAATGTAGGCAAAAGCGCGTTGCCGCTGTCCATGACGCTTCGCCTCCCTTTAATCCCGGTGACACGCGTGGAGAACTTCTGCGCGACCGGCACTGAAGCCTTTCGTGGTGCGGTTTACGCTGTGGCCTCGGGCGCGTACGACTTTGCCCTGGCAATGGGAGTGGAGAAGCTCAAGGACACAGGCTATGGCGGGCTCCCCAATCCCGGTTCGAGCTGGGGATCTCTCAGTTGGCTGTGGTGGCCGAACATTACCGCGCCCGGCGCTTTTGCCCAGTTGGCTACGGCTTACGCGGCCAAATATCGCATCCCTGACCAGGAGCTGAAACGAGCGATTGCTCATGTTTCGGTAAAGAGCCATTCCAACGGCGCGCTCAATCCCAAGGCCCACCTCAGAAAGCCCGTAACCGAAGACCAGGTCATGGGTGCTCCCATTATTGCCCATCCGCTCGGGCTTTTCGATTGCTGCGGCGTGAGCGACGGTGCGGCCTGCGCGATCGTCACGACGGTGGAAAAGGCGAAGGAAATGGGCAGAAAGGACTTTGTTACGGTAAAGGCCCTCCAATTGGCCCTCAGCAGCGGCGAAGAGATGGGCTTCAACGACTGGGACGGCGACCATTTCCTTACGACCGAACAATGCAGCCTGCGGGCCTACAAGGAGGCCGGAATAACCGACCCCAAAAAAGAAATCAGCATGATGGAGGTGCATGATTGTTTCTCCATCACGGAGCTGGTCACGTACGAGGACCTGCATATTTCCGAAAGAGGCCGAGCAGTCTATGACAGCCTGGACGGCTTCTACGATCGCGATGGCGGGGGCGTCCCCTGTCAGGTGGACGGCGGCCTGAAATGCTTCGGGCATCCCATTGGAGCCTCGGGTTTGCGAATGCTTTACGAGATGTATCTTCAGTTGAATGGCCGTGCAGGGGAAAGGCAACTCCCCGACCCGCGATACGGCCTGACTCACAACTTGGGCGGCGTCCCGTTCATGAACGTCTGCAGCATAGCTATCGTCGGGAAATTGTGAGAAGGGACTCCGCGAGATTTAGTCGTCTGAACGCACGTTTCTAGGACACGGCGCTCGCTAGGCCGCAAAAAACCATTGCGCCTTGCATCGTCGGTCGAGGGTATCTCAAGTGCTAGAAATTAGGGCAATAATGAATTCCTCGGCGGAGGATGTCCTGTCGTTTAAGACGTGTTGCAGCATCCGGGTCTGGGATCAGAACCTGGAGATTCACGTCAGGAATGTAGGCGATCGAGCGGTCATTGTGCCCAGTTACCTGGACCTGGCGGGGGAATACGGATCAAAACGTATCGACACGTTGATGCCCGCGGGAGAGCAGCGTATTGAGCCGGGTGAAATCAAGGCGTTTTATTGCTACATGGACGAGGCATTGTGGAGCAAATCCCGCCGACTGGTTCTTCACGACAACGATGGGAATGAATACGCGACTGAAATATCTAGATAGATAGGGGAGATCCCCATGGAAATCATAAATTACACTGAAGAGCACAAAATCTTCCGGCAGGCCCTGCGCAAGTTCTTCGAGAAAGAAGTCATTCCGTACGTCGAGGAGTGGGAAGAGGCAGGGATAGTGCCCAGAAGCATCTGGAAGAAGCTGGGCGAACAGGGCTTCCTCTGTATGGACGTGCCTGAAGAATACGGCGGAATGGGAGCGGATTTCCTGTATTCAGTGATCATGATCGAGGAATTGGTCCGCACGAATCATTCCGGATTGGCTGCGCCTCTCCACAGTGACGTAGTTGTTCCGTATATCACGGCATTTGCCTCCGAGGACCTGAAGCACAAATACCTTCCCGGTTGCATTTCCGGGGACATCATTTCCGCGGTTGGTATGACCGAGCCCAATGCAGGTAGCGATCTTGCATCCATGCGTACCACAGCCGTCGAAGACGGAGACCATGTGGTCATCAACGGCCAAAAGACATTCATCTCCAACGGCATTCTCTGCGATCTCCTGGTTCTGGCAGCCAGGGACCCCAAAGAGCCCAACCCCTACCAGGCCATCGACCTCTATCTGGTGGAAGCAACCACACCGGGGTTTGAAAAAGGCAGAAAGCTGAAAAAAGTGGGCTGGCACAGTCAGGACACGGCTGAGTTGTTTTTCAATGACTGCCGGGTGCCAAAAGCCAATCGGCTCGGCCAGAAAGGCTCCGGCTTCCTGATGCTCATGGACAAGTTGCAGCAGGAGCGGCTGTTGGTAGCCATATCCGCAGTGGCAGCCGCGGAACGTATGCTGGAAATGACTATAAAATACGCGAAGGAACGGACCGCATTCGGCAAACCAATCAGCAAATTTCAGTACAACCAGTTCAAGATCGTGGAGATGGCCACTGAAGCTAAGTTGGGCCGTACCTTCGTGGACAAGTTGATCGTGGACCATATGGAGCACAAAAACGTTGTGGTTGAAGTCTCCATGGCCAAATACTGGACCACGGAAATGGCCATGAGAGTGGCCGACGGCTGCGTTCAGCTTCATGGCGGCTACGGTTATTGCGAAGAATACCCCATCGCGCGTGCGTGGAGAGACATCCGTGTCATGCAGATCTTCGCGGGCACCAATGAGGTCATGAAAGGCATTGCCGCAAAATTCATGGGGCTTTAGCAGGGGAGGGGCCAATGACAGCCTCGTACAGGATTATTGACGTCTGGATGCAACATCCGAACTTGGACTTCACCAACCATCCCATGTTCGAATCACTACGGAGATGGACGGGGATGGAGAAGGCCACGGTTGAGATTCCCGTGGAGTTCACCATAGCCACAATGGATCAAGGTAAAGTTCAGAAGGGCCTGGTGAGTGCCTGGTGGGGGCCTCAAGGCGCGCTAATTTCCAATGACGAAGTAGCCTCAATTGTCGAACGATTCCCGGATCGCTTTATAGGGATAGCCTCAGTAGATTTGTTCAGACCAATGGCCGCAATCCGTGAACTCAGGCGTTGCATAAACGAATTAGGATTCAAAGGGCTCAGAATAGTCCAATGGCTCTGGAACTTACCGCCGACAGATCGCCGGTATTATCCTCTCTATGCTGAGTGTGTCCACCTTGATGTCCCGGTGTGTCTTCAGGTGGGGCATACCGGTCCTCTGTGCCCGTCGGAGCCGGGCCGCCCGATTCCTTACATCGACCAGGTTGCGCTTGAATTTCCTGAACTCAGAATAGTCTGTGGTCATATCGGATATCCGTGGACTTTGGAAATGATTGCCGTTGCCACAAAACATCCGAATGTCTTCATTGACACATCGGCATATGTGGCGAAGCGTTATCCGGGGGAGCTTGTAGAGTATCTCAACAAGAACGGTCGCGGAAAGGTTCTTTTTGGCACCAACTATCCCATGGTAACTGCGGAACGATGCCTGAAAGGGCTCGATGCAATCGTCTCGGATGATGAAGTAAAGGAGTTGTTTCTTTACCGCAATGCCGAAAAGGTCTTTAAGCTGGGTGTGGGTGACGGGCAACAATAACCCCCGCTTATCAGCTTCATTAGTCAACTCTGCAAAACGCCATCGGGCACTCCTGTACATGGAAATGGAATTGCCGCGTGTTCGCAGTCAGCAAGAAGACTCGTCCAGTAAATATGAAGGACGGCGCACAGTCCGCCATCACAATTTATACCGGCAACATGGATGATTCGTCACCGGTGGTGCTTTTTGTGCCTGCGCTGGGTGTGACTTCCGATTTCTACGAGCCATTTGCTGTTGCCGGCACAAAACGCGGTTGGATTGGGGTTACCGCGGACCTGCGTGGAAACGGGCGTAGTTCGGTCCGGCCTTCCAGGCAAACGGATTTCGGTTACCACGAGATAGTCTCCTATGATCTGCCCGCTTACGTGGATGCCGTGAAACGGGAGTTCCCGGAAAATCCTTTTTTCATACTGGGCCATAGCTTGGGGGGCCAGCTCAGTACGTTGTATTTGAGCACCGAGCCGGAAGGCGTAGTGGGGCTGATTCTTCTAACCTCGTGCTCCGTTTTTTTTCGCGGCTGGAGTTTTCCCCACAACATAGGCGTGCTGTTCGGAACTCAGTTGTTCAGAATGCTGGCTGAAATATTCGGTTATTTCCCGGGCCAAAGAATAGGATTTGCCGGAATTGAAGCCCGGCAAGTGATGCGGGATTGGGCCAACGAAGCACTGACAGGGCGGTACAAAGTTGCCAATAACCACCATAACTTTGAGAAGCGCCTGAGCGAAATCACCACACCGGTCCTGGCAATCAATTTTGAGAAGGATTTTCTCGCGCCCAAGAAAGCTGCGGATAACTTGTGCCGAAAAATGGCCAACGCACGCCTTACTCAATGGCATTTGACCGAAAACGATCTCGGACCCGGCCGGATCGGACACTTTCAATGGGCGCGGAATCCCGAACCCCTTGCCACTAAGGTCGACGAATGGATACGCCATGTTCCCATCCGGTCTAATGCAGGCCGTCAAAACTAAAATCACACATTCCCGATACACACGTGGAGGTGTCACGGGCCATGTCATCCGTATTGGTGAAGCCTTTCATTAATGCCGTAAGCCAGAAGGATAAACGGCTCACCGATTTATCCTCCCGCGGCCATAAGATACTGGGATATTTCTGCACGTATACTCCCATAGAGTTGATCCATGCATCCGGATTCGTCCCTGTCAGGGTGCAGGGAGGAGGCGGCGCTACCACGAAGGCCGATACGCTGACTCCCAGCTTTATCTGTCCCTATATGAGGCAGGCGCTGGAGAAGGCCTTAACCGGCCAATACGATTTCCTTTCAGGCGTAGTGCAGGCATACACCTGCGATGTTGCATGCGGGCTCGCGAAAATCTGGCAAGAAAACATTTCCGGTGAGATCTTCCACACCATTCCATTTCCGTACAACGATTCCGAAGGCTCCCGAGCCTTCTTCCAGTCCGCGATTGAGGAGCTGAAGTTCAGAATGGAGGAGATCGGGGGTGAATTCACCGAAAAGGCCCTGGATGACTCCCTTGAGCTTTACCGAGAGATAAGAAGTATGGTCATGGACCTGTACCGCCTTCGTTATCGGGGGAAACTACCACTCTCGGCCGGTGAATTCCTCATGGTCATTCAGAGCGGATTTGTGACTCCTCCGGAGGATTACCGCCGGATGCTGGAGGAGTTGATCGCGGGGTTGAGAAAAACTGAAGCCTCCGATGCGGGCGGAGTTCCTGTCCTGGTGTCCGGTAGCCTGGTAGAGGAGCCGGGAGTCCTGGAACTTTTGGAAGAATGCGGAGGCAAGGTTGTGGCGGATGACCTTTGCACAGGCCTTCGCCATTTCGATCCTCCTGCTGGACAGGGCCTGACAGCCATAGAGCGTCTTATTGACCGTTACATTAATAGATTTCCATGTCCGGCCAGATCCAGGGCCGAAAAGAGGGCTCCACTGATCCTCCGGTTGATAAGAGATTCCCAGGCCAAAGGAGTAGTTTTTTTGTTCCAGAAGTACTGCACCCCTCATCTGGCCGACCATCCGATGCTCGCCGAAGAACTCAAGAGACATGGAATACCCAGCGTCGCAATTGAAATGGAGGAAGCCGGTATGGGGGAAGGTCAAGTTAGAACCCGTCTGGAAGCATTCTTCGAGATGTTGGGGAGATAAAATGGACGAATCCAAGAAGTCCAGGAAGAGGCTCCGTGCCGCCAAAGAACTCCACAAGGTGGTCGGTGAATACTATATGGAATGTGCCCGGGCCAAGGCGCAGGGGAAACCGGTAGGATGGATGCCTCCTATGAACGGGGCCATAGAGATATTCTACGCTATGGACCTGCAACCGCTGTTTCCCGAAAACTGGTCCCCGGTCTGTGCGGCGTTCGGGATGTCCCCCAGGAATTTCGAGGTCTCCGAGAGAATGGGCTACTCCCGGGACCTCTGCGGATATCTCAGGAATATCATAGGGTATGTGCATGGACTGATGAACGAAGAGGCGACACCGCTTGGCGCGCTTCCGGAGCCGGACATCCTGCTGTCCCCCGGCGGAGGTTGCATCCCGGTCATGAAGATATTCCACGCGCTGGAACGCAGGTTTCCCAAGGCCCGTGTGTTCACCGCGGACCTGCCCCAAGTGGCGGTTGAGGACATCCGGCAATATCATTTGGATTACGCGGTCAGCGAAATGCGCCGCCTCGTAGACTTCCTCACCGAGACCACAGGCCGCAAGCTGGATTATGACCGGCTGAAGGAAGTGGTTGCGCTCTCCGATCAAGCGTGCGCTCTGTGGGATGAGATTATGACCTACAGGAGGCACGTTCCGACACCTTTCTCAGCGGCCGAAATAGGTATCATGTTCGTTATGGTAACCCTCCAGGGGACTCAAATCGCGGTGGATTTTCTCACCAATGTCAGGGATGAAGTGAGACAGCGGGCCGAGGCGGGAATAGGCGTCGTTGAAAACGAGAAGCTCCGGCTTTTCTGGGACAACATCCCGCTTTGGTACAACATGCAGTTGTTCAATTACTTCGAAAAGGCGGGCGGAGTGGTGGTAGCGGAAACCTACTCCGCGGCCTGGTCCCTGCGACTGGACGCAGACCGTCCTCTGGAGGCCTTGGCTCTGAAAAGTCTCAAGTCCTACCCTCTCGTCTCGTGCGTGTCCATCAGGAAACGCATTGAGATGGTGGTCAAGGCGTGCAGAGAATACTCCATTGACGGAGCGATCCTACACCGCAACAAATCCTGCGTCCCCATTACCTTGGGGCAGATGGACATAAAGCGAGCCCTGGAAAAGGAACTCGGGATTCCCTCGGTTATCATTGACGCGGACCACATGGATGCCCAAAACTTTTCTTTCAGTCAATTT
This sequence is a window from Desulfomonile tiedjei. Protein-coding genes within it:
- a CDS encoding acetyl-CoA acetyltransferase; protein product: MATGIKDKVAILGMGCTRFGERWDMGAEELMVEAFTECMSDAGIDRDEIQAAWLGTCMDEVNVGKSALPLSMTLRLPLIPVTRVENFCATGTEAFRGAVYAVASGAYDFALAMGVEKLKDTGYGGLPNPGSSWGSLSWLWWPNITAPGAFAQLATAYAAKYRIPDQELKRAIAHVSVKSHSNGALNPKAHLRKPVTEDQVMGAPIIAHPLGLFDCCGVSDGAACAIVTTVEKAKEMGRKDFVTVKALQLALSSGEEMGFNDWDGDHFLTTEQCSLRAYKEAGITDPKKEISMMEVHDCFSITELVTYEDLHISERGRAVYDSLDGFYDRDGGGVPCQVDGGLKCFGHPIGASGLRMLYEMYLQLNGRAGERQLPDPRYGLTHNLGGVPFMNVCSIAIVGKL
- a CDS encoding acyl-CoA dehydrogenase family protein: MEIINYTEEHKIFRQALRKFFEKEVIPYVEEWEEAGIVPRSIWKKLGEQGFLCMDVPEEYGGMGADFLYSVIMIEELVRTNHSGLAAPLHSDVVVPYITAFASEDLKHKYLPGCISGDIISAVGMTEPNAGSDLASMRTTAVEDGDHVVINGQKTFISNGILCDLLVLAARDPKEPNPYQAIDLYLVEATTPGFEKGRKLKKVGWHSQDTAELFFNDCRVPKANRLGQKGSGFLMLMDKLQQERLLVAISAVAAAERMLEMTIKYAKERTAFGKPISKFQYNQFKIVEMATEAKLGRTFVDKLIVDHMEHKNVVVEVSMAKYWTTEMAMRVADGCVQLHGGYGYCEEYPIARAWRDIRVMQIFAGTNEVMKGIAAKFMGL
- a CDS encoding amidohydrolase, which gives rise to MTASYRIIDVWMQHPNLDFTNHPMFESLRRWTGMEKATVEIPVEFTIATMDQGKVQKGLVSAWWGPQGALISNDEVASIVERFPDRFIGIASVDLFRPMAAIRELRRCINELGFKGLRIVQWLWNLPPTDRRYYPLYAECVHLDVPVCLQVGHTGPLCPSEPGRPIPYIDQVALEFPELRIVCGHIGYPWTLEMIAVATKHPNVFIDTSAYVAKRYPGELVEYLNKNGRGKVLFGTNYPMVTAERCLKGLDAIVSDDEVKELFLYRNAEKVFKLGVGDGQQ
- a CDS encoding alpha/beta fold hydrolase; its protein translation is MFAVSKKTRPVNMKDGAQSAITIYTGNMDDSSPVVLFVPALGVTSDFYEPFAVAGTKRGWIGVTADLRGNGRSSVRPSRQTDFGYHEIVSYDLPAYVDAVKREFPENPFFILGHSLGGQLSTLYLSTEPEGVVGLILLTSCSVFFRGWSFPHNIGVLFGTQLFRMLAEIFGYFPGQRIGFAGIEARQVMRDWANEALTGRYKVANNHHNFEKRLSEITTPVLAINFEKDFLAPKKAADNLCRKMANARLTQWHLTENDLGPGRIGHFQWARNPEPLATKVDEWIRHVPIRSNAGRQN
- a CDS encoding 2-hydroxyacyl-CoA dehydratase, which codes for MSSVLVKPFINAVSQKDKRLTDLSSRGHKILGYFCTYTPIELIHASGFVPVRVQGGGGATTKADTLTPSFICPYMRQALEKALTGQYDFLSGVVQAYTCDVACGLAKIWQENISGEIFHTIPFPYNDSEGSRAFFQSAIEELKFRMEEIGGEFTEKALDDSLELYREIRSMVMDLYRLRYRGKLPLSAGEFLMVIQSGFVTPPEDYRRMLEELIAGLRKTEASDAGGVPVLVSGSLVEEPGVLELLEECGGKVVADDLCTGLRHFDPPAGQGLTAIERLIDRYINRFPCPARSRAEKRAPLILRLIRDSQAKGVVFLFQKYCTPHLADHPMLAEELKRHGIPSVAIEMEEAGMGEGQVRTRLEAFFEMLGR
- a CDS encoding 2-hydroxyacyl-CoA dehydratase yields the protein MDESKKSRKRLRAAKELHKVVGEYYMECARAKAQGKPVGWMPPMNGAIEIFYAMDLQPLFPENWSPVCAAFGMSPRNFEVSERMGYSRDLCGYLRNIIGYVHGLMNEEATPLGALPEPDILLSPGGGCIPVMKIFHALERRFPKARVFTADLPQVAVEDIRQYHLDYAVSEMRRLVDFLTETTGRKLDYDRLKEVVALSDQACALWDEIMTYRRHVPTPFSAAEIGIMFVMVTLQGTQIAVDFLTNVRDEVRQRAEAGIGVVENEKLRLFWDNIPLWYNMQLFNYFEKAGGVVVAETYSAAWSLRLDADRPLEALALKSLKSYPLVSCVSIRKRIEMVVKACREYSIDGAILHRNKSCVPITLGQMDIKRALEKELGIPSVIIDADHMDAQNFSFSQFQTRADAFIEMLLAKKELAQ